A DNA window from Stutzerimonas stutzeri contains the following coding sequences:
- a CDS encoding peptidylprolyl isomerase yields MPKAMCRHILVKTEAEAAQLKKRLANGEAFDVLARKYSTCPSGKKGGDLGEVRPGQMVRSIDQVIFKKPLREVHGPVKSQFGYHLVQVFYRD; encoded by the coding sequence ATGCCCAAAGCCATGTGCCGCCACATTCTGGTCAAGACCGAGGCCGAAGCCGCGCAGCTGAAAAAGCGCCTGGCCAATGGCGAGGCATTTGACGTACTGGCGCGCAAATACTCGACCTGCCCGTCCGGCAAAAAAGGCGGGGATCTAGGCGAAGTGCGCCCCGGGCAGATGGTGCGCAGCATCGATCAGGTGATCTTCAAGAAGCCGCTGCGTGAAGTGCACGGGCCGGTGAAGAGCCAATTCGGCTATCACCTGGTGCAGGTCTTCTACCGCGACTGA
- the xylB gene encoding xylulokinase: protein MYLGIDCGTQGTKALLLDSATGTVLGQGSASHELISGPNGRREQRVEQWTDAFEAATAAALAEAGIAGDRVLGIGVSGQQHGLVTLDSDGKVMRPAKLWCDTESANQNQRLLEWLGGERGSLERLGVVIAPGYTVSKLLWMKEQHPQLFERIAHILLPHDYLNYWLTGRSCSEYGDASGTGYFNVRARHWDLEMLRHIDSSGRLEAALPELIGPDEAVGRLRPELAHRLGLNPDAIVSSGGGDNMMGAIGTGNIHPGTITMSLGTSGTLYAFAEQPRISPQPSVATFCSSSGGWLPLICTMNLTNANAAIRDLLELDLQQFNELVMQAPIGAEGVTLLPFLNGERVPALPQATASLHGLTTDNLTRANLCRAVLEGVTFGLRYGLDLLRESGVRSERIQLIGGGAKNPQWRQIVADMMATPVVCTTHSEAAALGGAIQAAWCYAKQTDPTASLDELCKRCVSLDEATAVEPDPSAIQAYEQAYRRYRDLVSATYGQQTPPDMTTVAP from the coding sequence ATGTATCTCGGTATCGATTGCGGCACCCAGGGCACCAAGGCATTGCTACTCGATTCGGCCACCGGAACGGTGCTGGGTCAGGGTTCAGCCAGCCATGAGCTGATCAGCGGCCCGAACGGCCGCCGCGAACAGCGCGTCGAGCAATGGACCGATGCCTTTGAAGCGGCAACCGCGGCGGCGCTAGCCGAGGCCGGTATAGCGGGTGATCGCGTGCTTGGGATCGGCGTATCGGGCCAGCAGCACGGTCTGGTCACGCTTGATAGCGACGGCAAGGTCATGCGCCCTGCCAAGCTCTGGTGCGATACCGAATCGGCAAACCAGAACCAACGGCTGCTGGAGTGGCTGGGCGGCGAGCGCGGCTCGCTGGAGCGGTTGGGGGTGGTCATCGCGCCGGGCTATACGGTATCCAAGCTGTTGTGGATGAAAGAACAACATCCGCAACTGTTCGAACGGATCGCTCATATCCTTCTGCCCCATGACTACCTGAATTACTGGCTGACCGGTCGCAGCTGTAGTGAGTATGGCGACGCATCAGGGACCGGTTATTTCAATGTACGCGCACGACATTGGGACCTGGAAATGCTGCGCCACATCGATTCCAGCGGCCGTCTCGAAGCGGCGCTGCCGGAGCTGATCGGCCCAGATGAGGCTGTCGGCAGGCTGCGCCCGGAACTGGCACATCGTCTGGGTTTGAACCCGGACGCCATCGTATCGAGCGGTGGCGGCGACAACATGATGGGCGCCATCGGTACGGGAAACATCCATCCCGGCACCATCACCATGAGCCTCGGCACGTCCGGCACCTTGTACGCTTTCGCCGAACAGCCGCGGATCAGCCCGCAGCCATCGGTCGCGACATTCTGCTCATCCAGCGGCGGCTGGCTGCCGCTGATCTGCACCATGAACCTGACCAACGCCAACGCGGCTATTCGCGACCTGCTGGAGCTTGATCTTCAGCAGTTCAACGAGCTGGTGATGCAGGCCCCTATCGGCGCAGAAGGCGTAACCCTGCTGCCGTTTCTCAACGGTGAGCGTGTGCCCGCCCTGCCCCAGGCCACCGCGAGCCTGCATGGCCTGACGACAGACAATCTGACTCGCGCCAATCTTTGCCGAGCAGTGCTCGAAGGCGTGACCTTCGGCCTGCGTTACGGGTTGGATCTGCTTCGTGAAAGCGGGGTTCGCAGCGAACGAATCCAGTTGATCGGCGGCGGCGCGAAAAACCCACAGTGGCGCCAGATAGTCGCTGACATGATGGCGACGCCAGTGGTCTGCACGACGCACAGCGAAGCCGCCGCGCTGGGTGGCGCTATCCAGGCCGCCTGGTGCTACGCAAAACAGACGGACCCAACCGCCAGCCTTGATGAACTATGCAAGCGCTGCGTCAGCCTCGACGAGGCTACGGCGGTAGAGCCCGACCCATCAGCAATCCAGGCCTATGAACAGGCCTATCGACGCTACCGGGATCTAGTTAGCGCCACCTATGGTCAGCAAACTCCGCCCGATATGACGACGGTCGCGCCGTGA
- a CDS encoding LacI family DNA-binding transcriptional regulator, with amino-acid sequence MTTRRRRSAERVTLSDVARSAGCSLMSASRALSQPDLVSDALRERVEQAVKSLGYVPHPAARSLASSRSNLVAVIIPSLSNAVFVDTVEAIQRVLMPAGYEMMIGVSHYRPDEDERLLRAYLAHQPAGLLITGFERSDAARAVLANYTAPMVTLMELSERPDDYCVGFSQLDAGVAMTRTLLERGYRHVAFAAAQLDPRTLQRAEGYRQAMRHAGRYESTLELLTPQLSSIGLGAELLDRLLAQHPQIDAVFFNNDDLALGALFRAHQLGLDVPGRLAIAGFNDLPAAAWMHPALSTVRTRRGEIGELAAQMLLSLMRGQQPAERCVDVGFEVVMRDSA; translated from the coding sequence ATGACCACACGCCGCCGTCGCTCCGCCGAGCGCGTAACCCTGTCCGATGTCGCGCGCAGCGCCGGCTGCTCGCTGATGTCGGCATCGCGCGCGTTATCGCAACCGGATCTGGTTTCCGATGCGCTGCGCGAGCGCGTCGAACAGGCGGTCAAATCGCTCGGTTACGTGCCGCATCCGGCGGCGCGCAGCCTGGCCAGTTCGCGCTCCAATCTGGTGGCGGTCATCATCCCCTCGCTGTCCAACGCGGTGTTCGTCGACACCGTCGAGGCTATCCAGCGAGTGCTGATGCCAGCGGGCTACGAAATGATGATCGGTGTCAGCCACTATCGACCCGACGAGGACGAGCGACTGCTGCGCGCCTATCTGGCGCATCAGCCGGCCGGGTTGCTGATCACGGGGTTCGAGCGCAGCGACGCCGCGCGTGCGGTGCTGGCCAACTACACCGCACCGATGGTCACCCTGATGGAGCTGAGCGAACGGCCGGATGACTATTGCGTCGGCTTCTCGCAGCTGGATGCTGGCGTGGCCATGACTCGTACGCTGCTCGAACGCGGCTATCGCCACGTTGCCTTCGCCGCGGCGCAGCTCGACCCACGCACTTTGCAGCGCGCCGAAGGTTATCGCCAGGCGATGCGTCATGCCGGGCGCTACGAGTCGACGCTGGAACTGCTGACGCCGCAGTTGTCCTCCATCGGTCTTGGCGCAGAATTATTGGATCGGTTGCTGGCGCAGCATCCGCAGATCGACGCGGTGTTCTTCAACAACGACGACCTGGCACTCGGCGCGCTGTTTCGCGCCCATCAGTTGGGGCTGGATGTGCCGGGTCGGCTGGCGATTGCTGGCTTCAATGACCTGCCGGCCGCAGCCTGGATGCACCCGGCGCTGAGCACAGTGCGTACCCGCCGCGGTGAAATCGGCGAGCTGGCGGCGCAGATGCTGCTGAGCCTGATGCGTGGTCAGCAGCCTGCCGAGCGCTGTGTTGACGTGGGCTTTGAGGTAGTGATGCGCGACAGTGCCTGA
- a CDS encoding TRAP transporter large permease, which produces MTVVVFLSSLLGFMTLGMPIAFALLLTGSVLMWYLDFWDVQLLAQNLQAGADSFPLLAVPFFILAGELMNAGGISRRIIAMAQAYFGHKRGGLGYVAIAASVLLASMSGSALADTAALATLLLPMMRERGYPLSSSSGLVAAGGIIAPIIPPSMPFVIYGVVTGTSISQLFLAGMVPGLIMGMGLIVAWTLIARRIDEPKQEKASAAERRRVLVDGAAALMLPVIIVGGLRGGLFTPTEAAVVAAVYALAVSTLLYRELNWAALVEVLTRASRTTASVMFLCAAATVSAYMITLAQLPDEIAAMLGPLAQDPKLLMVAIMLLMIAVGMVLDLTPTILILGPVLAPIAIKAGIDPVYFGVMFVLIGSIGLITPPVGTVLNVVGGIGRLRMETLVRGVMPFFLIYLVIVGLLIAVPSIITVPLAWLR; this is translated from the coding sequence ATGACCGTCGTCGTCTTCCTTTCATCGCTGCTGGGCTTCATGACGCTCGGCATGCCGATCGCCTTCGCGCTGCTGCTAACCGGCTCGGTGCTGATGTGGTACCTGGATTTCTGGGACGTGCAACTGCTGGCGCAGAACCTTCAGGCCGGTGCCGACAGCTTCCCGCTGCTGGCGGTGCCGTTCTTCATTCTGGCCGGCGAATTGATGAACGCTGGCGGCATCTCGCGGCGCATCATCGCCATGGCGCAGGCTTATTTCGGCCACAAGCGTGGCGGCCTGGGTTACGTGGCGATTGCCGCCTCGGTGCTGCTGGCGAGCATGTCCGGTTCGGCCCTGGCCGATACCGCTGCGCTGGCGACGCTGCTGCTGCCGATGATGCGCGAGCGCGGTTATCCGCTGAGCTCGTCGTCGGGCCTGGTGGCGGCGGGCGGGATCATCGCGCCGATCATTCCGCCGTCGATGCCGTTCGTGATCTACGGCGTGGTGACTGGCACGTCGATCAGCCAGCTGTTTCTCGCCGGCATGGTGCCAGGGCTGATCATGGGCATGGGCCTGATCGTTGCCTGGACGCTGATTGCCCGGCGGATCGATGAGCCGAAACAGGAAAAGGCCAGCGCCGCAGAACGCCGCCGCGTGCTGGTGGACGGTGCTGCGGCGCTGATGCTGCCGGTGATCATCGTCGGCGGGCTGCGTGGTGGTCTGTTCACCCCGACCGAAGCGGCGGTGGTCGCTGCGGTCTACGCCCTGGCCGTCTCGACATTGCTCTATCGCGAACTCAACTGGGCCGCGCTGGTCGAGGTGCTGACCCGCGCCAGCCGCACCACCGCTTCGGTGATGTTCCTTTGTGCCGCCGCGACGGTGTCCGCGTACATGATCACCCTGGCGCAACTGCCCGACGAGATCGCCGCGATGCTCGGCCCGCTGGCGCAGGATCCGAAACTGCTGATGGTCGCCATCATGCTGCTGATGATCGCGGTCGGCATGGTGCTCGACCTGACGCCGACCATCCTGATCCTCGGCCCGGTGCTGGCGCCTATCGCGATCAAGGCTGGCATCGACCCGGTGTACTTCGGCGTGATGTTCGTGCTGATCGGCTCCATCGGGCTGATCACCCCACCGGTGGGCACCGTACTCAACGTCGTCGGCGGCATCGGCCGGCTACGCATGGAAACCCTGGTGCGTGGCGTGATGCCGTTCTTCCTTATCTATCTGGTGATCGTCGGGCTGCTTATCGCTGTGCCCTCGATCATCACCGTACCCCTGGCCTGGCTGCGGTAA
- a CDS encoding DUF4198 domain-containing protein yields the protein MNKQHVRVAAVLTLMLAAGQSWAHGMWTEERRGNIEVIYGHGAEDNAYDAKKISGAWAADQRGKQIPVTVERLEDHARLQPLNPPAVITVALDNGYWTQAPDKKWLNVGASKVAGALDSGRYYKYSLAVLKEGAKLPPLDKLSLVIVPQTDPLSLDMGESLPVQVLLDGKPAEGIELIGDYINDPDKVVATTDAQGKALVPVRNREFNVIAASTSVANDDPDARVRGMFTSLSFRKADHHH from the coding sequence ATGAACAAACAACACGTGAGAGTCGCGGCGGTACTAACGCTTATGTTGGCCGCCGGGCAAAGCTGGGCCCACGGTATGTGGACCGAAGAGCGCCGCGGCAATATCGAGGTGATCTATGGGCACGGCGCGGAAGACAACGCCTATGACGCTAAGAAGATTTCCGGCGCATGGGCAGCTGATCAGCGAGGCAAACAGATCCCAGTCACAGTCGAGCGGCTTGAAGACCATGCTCGGCTACAGCCCTTGAATCCACCTGCGGTAATCACCGTTGCGCTGGACAATGGTTATTGGACGCAGGCTCCGGACAAAAAATGGCTCAACGTCGGTGCAAGCAAGGTGGCTGGCGCACTGGATTCCGGGCGTTACTACAAATACAGCCTGGCGGTGCTGAAGGAAGGCGCAAAACTTCCCCCGTTGGATAAGCTCAGCCTGGTCATCGTGCCGCAGACCGACCCGCTGTCCCTCGACATGGGTGAGTCGCTGCCGGTTCAGGTCCTCCTTGACGGAAAGCCAGCTGAAGGAATCGAGCTGATTGGCGACTACATCAATGACCCTGACAAGGTGGTGGCGACGACTGATGCACAAGGTAAAGCGCTCGTGCCAGTGCGTAATCGCGAGTTCAACGTAATTGCAGCATCCACCAGTGTTGCGAATGACGACCCGGATGCCCGCGTCCGGGGCATGTTCACTTCCTTAAGCTTTCGCAAGGCGGATCACCACCACTAA
- the zapE gene encoding cell division protein ZapE has translation MYADSPLERYQQAVAQDGFVPDAAQQLAVARLQACHEALISGAGTPLGVYLWGPVGRGKTWLMDLFHASLAVPSRRQHFHHFMRWVHIRLFQLNGTADPLQALAKELSEEIRVLCFDELFVGDIGDAIILGRLFQVLFEHGVVVVATSNQPPEQLYADGFNRERFLPAIDAIVQHMHVVDVDGGADHRLRPGAAQQRYWIAQPDNSSALEATFEALVAGSVSAEPLALSRRQLNVVRRSELVLWCRFADLCEQPFSALDFIELCDRFSAILIADIPRLGGTPRDGRIARGTEDAAARVEAGDRQIPKLAARDDAVRRFIALVDECYDRRIPLYIEAQVALDELYTEGYLAFPFRRTLSRLREMQLQRFG, from the coding sequence ATGTACGCCGACTCGCCCCTTGAACGCTATCAGCAGGCTGTGGCACAGGACGGTTTCGTCCCGGATGCCGCTCAGCAGCTCGCCGTGGCACGGCTCCAGGCCTGCCATGAGGCATTGATTTCGGGCGCGGGAACGCCGCTCGGCGTTTATCTGTGGGGTCCGGTCGGGCGTGGCAAGACCTGGCTGATGGACCTGTTTCACGCAAGCCTGGCCGTTCCGTCGCGGCGGCAGCATTTTCATCACTTCATGCGCTGGGTGCACATCCGGCTGTTCCAGCTCAACGGCACGGCGGATCCGTTGCAAGCGCTGGCCAAAGAGCTCTCGGAAGAAATTCGCGTGCTGTGCTTCGACGAGCTGTTTGTCGGTGACATCGGCGACGCCATCATCCTGGGGCGCCTGTTCCAGGTGCTCTTCGAGCATGGTGTGGTGGTCGTCGCGACCTCCAATCAGCCGCCGGAGCAGCTCTACGCCGACGGCTTCAATCGTGAGCGTTTTCTGCCGGCCATCGATGCCATCGTGCAGCACATGCATGTGGTGGATGTGGACGGTGGCGCCGATCACCGCCTGCGTCCCGGCGCAGCGCAGCAGCGTTACTGGATCGCCCAGCCCGACAACAGCAGCGCGCTGGAGGCGACGTTCGAGGCGCTCGTCGCTGGATCGGTCAGTGCCGAGCCGCTGGCACTCAGTCGTCGCCAGCTGAACGTGGTGCGGCGTAGCGAATTGGTGCTTTGGTGCCGCTTCGCTGATCTCTGCGAGCAGCCGTTTTCCGCGCTGGACTTCATCGAGCTGTGCGACCGCTTTTCGGCGATCCTGATTGCTGACATACCGAGGCTGGGCGGCACGCCGCGTGATGGGCGCATCGCCCGCGGTACCGAAGACGCGGCCGCGCGGGTCGAGGCGGGCGACCGCCAGATACCCAAGCTCGCTGCTCGGGATGATGCCGTGCGCCGCTTCATCGCGCTGGTGGATGAGTGTTATGACCGGCGGATTCCACTCTATATCGAGGCGCAGGTCGCGCTGGATGAACTCTATACCGAGGGCTATCTGGCCTTTCCTTTCCGCCGCACGCTGAGTCGCCTGCGCGAGATGCAGTTGCAGCGTTTTGGCTGA
- a CDS encoding acyl-CoA dehydrogenase: MDFAYSPKVQELRERVQAFMDAHVYPAEKVFHQQVAEGDRWQPTAIVEELKAKAKAEGLWNLFLPESELGAGLTNTEYAPLAEIMGSSGLGPEAFNCSAPDTGNMEVLVRYGSEAQKREWLEPLLRGEIRSAFGMTEPGVASSDATNMEARAVREGDEWVINGRKWWTSGACDPRCKIMIFMGLTNPDAPRHAQHSMILVPMDTPGVKVLRPLPVFGYDDAPHGHAEVLLENVRVPYENVLLGEGRGFEIAQGRLGPGRIHHCMRSIGVAERALKLMCERAVSRTAFGKPLARLGANFDHIAECRIEINMARLLTLNAAYMMDTVGNKIAASEIAQIKVVAPNVALKVIDRAIQIHGGAGVSEDFPLAHWWAMQRTLRLADGPDEVHRASIAKHELGKYFPREMLRSR; this comes from the coding sequence ATGGATTTCGCCTACTCCCCGAAGGTTCAAGAGCTCAGAGAGCGCGTGCAAGCGTTCATGGATGCTCATGTCTATCCCGCCGAAAAGGTGTTCCACCAGCAGGTCGCCGAGGGTGATCGCTGGCAGCCGACCGCCATCGTCGAGGAGCTCAAGGCCAAGGCCAAGGCAGAGGGGCTGTGGAATCTGTTTCTGCCGGAATCGGAACTGGGCGCCGGCCTGACCAACACTGAATACGCGCCGCTGGCGGAAATCATGGGCAGCTCGGGCCTCGGCCCGGAAGCGTTCAACTGCTCGGCGCCGGATACCGGCAACATGGAAGTGCTGGTGCGCTACGGCAGCGAGGCGCAGAAGCGCGAGTGGCTGGAACCGCTGCTGCGCGGCGAAATTCGTTCGGCCTTCGGCATGACCGAGCCGGGTGTGGCCTCGTCCGACGCCACCAACATGGAAGCCCGGGCGGTGCGCGAGGGCGACGAGTGGGTCATCAACGGTCGCAAGTGGTGGACATCCGGCGCTTGCGATCCGCGCTGCAAGATCATGATCTTCATGGGTCTGACCAACCCGGACGCGCCGCGCCATGCCCAGCACTCGATGATCCTGGTGCCGATGGATACCCCCGGGGTGAAGGTGCTGCGTCCATTGCCCGTTTTCGGCTACGACGATGCACCGCACGGCCACGCCGAGGTGCTGCTGGAAAACGTGCGCGTGCCTTACGAGAACGTCCTGCTCGGCGAAGGACGCGGTTTCGAGATCGCCCAGGGCCGCCTCGGCCCAGGCCGCATTCACCACTGCATGCGCTCCATCGGTGTAGCTGAACGCGCACTGAAACTGATGTGTGAACGCGCCGTCAGCCGCACCGCCTTCGGCAAGCCGCTGGCACGCCTGGGCGCCAACTTCGACCACATCGCCGAGTGCCGCATCGAGATCAACATGGCGCGCCTGCTGACACTCAACGCGGCCTACATGATGGACACGGTCGGTAATAAGATCGCGGCAAGCGAAATTGCCCAGATCAAGGTCGTCGCACCGAACGTGGCCTTGAAGGTGATCGATCGCGCCATCCAGATCCACGGCGGTGCCGGTGTTTCCGAAGACTTCCCGCTGGCGCATTGGTGGGCCATGCAGCGCACCCTGCGCCTCGCCGACGGTCCGGACGAAGTGCATCGCGCCTCGATCGCCAAGCATGAGCTGGGCAAGTACTTCCCGCGGGAAATGCTGCGCAGTCGTTGA
- a CDS encoding TRAP transporter substrate-binding protein — protein MKRLLISTLAAALLGSTLSVGQVQAADDIRPRMIRFGYGLNEDSNQGRAAKLLAEEVAKASGGKLKMRTFASASLGSDDQMQNALIGGAQEMMVGSTATLVGISKEMAVWDTPFLFTDASQADQVLDGPVGRQVMDKLEEKGLVGLVYWENGFRNVTNSARPIEKYEDFNGIKLRVMPNPVFIDTFKRMGANAVPLPFSELFTALETKAVDGQENPFNTILSSKFYEVQKYLSVTNHVYSPWIVTVSKRWWDGLSATEQGILMEAAEKARDAEREDTRREASQALATLKERGMQINEVSADEIQRMREQAQPAIQTVIDAVGQELFDQVQAEVKKAAQ, from the coding sequence ATGAAACGACTTCTCATCAGCACACTGGCCGCCGCCTTGCTCGGCAGCACACTCAGCGTCGGCCAGGTTCAGGCGGCGGACGACATACGCCCGCGCATGATCCGCTTCGGCTACGGGCTCAATGAGGACAGCAACCAGGGCAGGGCGGCCAAGCTGCTGGCCGAGGAAGTGGCCAAGGCCTCGGGCGGAAAATTAAAGATGCGTACGTTCGCCTCCGCTAGCCTCGGTTCGGATGATCAGATGCAGAACGCATTGATCGGCGGCGCCCAGGAAATGATGGTGGGCTCGACCGCGACGCTGGTCGGCATCAGCAAGGAGATGGCGGTGTGGGATACGCCGTTCCTGTTCACCGACGCGAGTCAGGCCGATCAGGTACTGGACGGCCCGGTGGGCCGGCAGGTGATGGACAAGCTCGAAGAGAAAGGCTTGGTCGGGCTGGTGTACTGGGAGAATGGCTTTCGCAACGTGACCAATAGCGCCCGTCCGATCGAGAAATACGAGGACTTCAATGGCATCAAGCTGCGCGTGATGCCCAATCCGGTGTTTATCGACACCTTCAAGCGCATGGGCGCCAACGCGGTGCCGCTGCCGTTCTCCGAGCTGTTCACGGCGCTGGAAACCAAGGCGGTCGACGGCCAGGAAAACCCGTTCAACACCATCCTCTCGTCCAAGTTCTATGAGGTGCAGAAGTACCTCAGCGTGACTAACCATGTTTACAGCCCATGGATCGTCACGGTTTCCAAGCGCTGGTGGGACGGATTGTCGGCGACAGAGCAGGGCATTCTCATGGAGGCAGCTGAGAAAGCGCGCGATGCCGAGCGCGAGGACACTCGCCGTGAGGCCAGCCAGGCATTGGCGACACTGAAAGAGCGTGGCATGCAGATCAACGAAGTCAGTGCGGACGAGATCCAGCGCATGCGCGAGCAGGCACAGCCGGCGATCCAGACGGTGATCGACGCGGTCGGGCAGGAGCTGTTCGATCAAGTTCAGGCTGAGGTGAAAAAGGCGGCGCAGTAG
- a CDS encoding LysR family transcriptional regulator, producing the protein MNLNKVDLNLFIVFDAIYTEANLTRAGQIVGITQPAVSNALARLRETFNDPLFVRTAQGMVPTPMAQNIIGPVRNALQLLRVSVQESRTFSPAQANKTFRISMTDLTEAVMLPPLFQRLRRLAPNVKIESMLAKRRETTKELAAGRLDFAMDAPLNTDPQVRHVKLLEDRYICAMRRGHPLAKDKLTLEQYLSLSHIHISSRRSGLGLVDLALGKMGLQRKIALRSQHYLMATQVIDQTDMAVTVPERFARRHNLHQIDLPVDIQPLETHIYWHESTDQDPANRWMREQMIEIAQQVTAQQDL; encoded by the coding sequence ATGAACCTGAACAAGGTCGATCTGAATCTATTCATCGTCTTCGACGCCATCTACACCGAAGCGAACCTGACACGCGCCGGGCAGATCGTCGGCATCACCCAGCCCGCCGTTTCCAACGCCCTCGCCCGTCTGCGCGAAACCTTCAACGACCCGCTGTTCGTGCGCACAGCGCAGGGCATGGTGCCGACGCCAATGGCGCAGAACATCATCGGCCCGGTGCGTAATGCGCTGCAGCTGTTGCGGGTTTCGGTGCAGGAAAGCCGCACCTTCAGCCCGGCGCAGGCGAACAAGACCTTCCGCATCAGCATGACCGACCTCACCGAGGCTGTGATGCTACCGCCGCTGTTCCAGCGCCTGCGCCGCCTGGCGCCGAACGTGAAGATCGAGAGCATGCTGGCCAAGCGCCGCGAAACCACCAAGGAACTGGCCGCTGGCCGCCTGGATTTCGCCATGGATGCGCCGCTCAACACCGATCCGCAAGTGCGGCACGTCAAGCTGCTGGAAGACCGCTACATCTGTGCCATGCGCCGCGGCCACCCGCTGGCCAAGGACAAGCTGACCCTTGAGCAGTACCTGTCGCTGTCGCACATCCACATTTCCAGCCGCCGCAGCGGCCTCGGCCTGGTGGACCTGGCGTTGGGCAAGATGGGCCTGCAGCGCAAGATCGCCCTGCGCTCGCAGCACTATCTGATGGCAACTCAGGTGATCGACCAGACCGACATGGCTGTGACCGTTCCCGAGCGTTTTGCTCGTCGCCACAACCTGCACCAGATCGACCTGCCGGTGGATATCCAGCCGCTGGAAACCCACATCTACTGGCATGAAAGCACCGATCAGGACCCGGCCAATCGCTGGATGCGCGAGCAGATGATCGAGATTGCCCAACAGGTAACCGCGCAACAGGACCTCTAA
- a CDS encoding gluconokinase, GntK/IdnK-type: MPSVHTSKASALPVLVVMGVSGSGKTETSHAVADALGLPHIEADNFHPAENVARMRAGTPLSDADRVEWLHALIAEMQRTLAAGSGFVLACSALKRSYRELLRSAVPELRFAHLAIDYETALERVGGRAGHFMPISLVDSQFATLESPEGEPGVLTVDASQPREVVLREIVEWMQGAGLDELIETRVDLSARPLDSATTAPPLTSAPIYSGAVAQQFDRLTDWLMAALMAFMVIVVFSSVVLRYAFGTGWTGAEELSRLAFVWLVFVGVASSMRRGELMSFSMLRDRFPRLFRRVVDSISWLLVAAASCLAAWGGWNQMQFGWTINSPVVGYPLGLAMLPVAASMVALAVLALLQLVNVWRRDQPPAAPTANITAD, translated from the coding sequence ATGCCTTCAGTGCATACCTCAAAGGCTTCCGCGCTTCCGGTTCTGGTCGTCATGGGCGTCAGCGGTTCCGGCAAGACCGAGACCAGCCACGCCGTAGCCGACGCGCTCGGCCTGCCGCACATCGAAGCGGACAACTTCCACCCAGCAGAGAACGTGGCGCGCATGCGTGCCGGTACGCCGCTGTCCGACGCCGACCGCGTGGAGTGGCTGCATGCGTTGATCGCTGAAATGCAGCGGACCCTGGCGGCAGGCAGCGGCTTCGTGCTGGCTTGCTCGGCGCTCAAGCGCAGCTACCGTGAACTGCTGCGCAGTGCGGTCCCGGAGCTGCGTTTCGCCCATCTGGCCATTGATTACGAAACCGCGCTGGAGCGTGTCGGTGGCCGCGCAGGGCATTTCATGCCGATCTCCCTGGTCGACAGCCAGTTCGCCACCCTCGAATCGCCCGAGGGCGAGCCCGGCGTATTGACGGTGGACGCCAGCCAGCCCCGCGAAGTCGTTTTGCGCGAGATCGTCGAGTGGATGCAGGGCGCCGGACTGGATGAGCTTATCGAAACGCGCGTCGATCTTTCCGCGCGTCCGTTAGATAGCGCTACCACGGCGCCGCCACTGACCAGCGCACCGATCTACAGCGGGGCGGTCGCCCAACAGTTCGATCGCCTGACCGATTGGCTGATGGCGGCGCTGATGGCCTTCATGGTCATTGTTGTGTTCTCCAGCGTGGTGCTGCGCTACGCCTTCGGCACCGGCTGGACAGGCGCCGAGGAGCTGTCGCGGCTTGCGTTCGTCTGGCTGGTCTTCGTCGGTGTCGCTTCCAGCATGCGCCGCGGCGAGCTGATGAGTTTCTCCATGCTGCGCGATCGTTTCCCGCGGCTGTTCCGCCGTGTCGTCGACTCCATCAGCTGGCTGCTGGTGGCAGCTGCGAGCTGCCTGGCGGCCTGGGGCGGTTGGAACCAGATGCAGTTCGGCTGGACCATCAACAGCCCGGTAGTCGGTTATCCGCTGGGCCTGGCGATGTTGCCAGTGGCGGCAAGCATGGTTGCCCTGGCCGTTCTGGCGCTGCTGCAGCTGGTCAATGTCTGGCGACGCGATCAGCCACCGGCTGCGCCTACCGCAAATATCACTGCGGACTGA